The following proteins are co-located in the Camelina sativa cultivar DH55 chromosome 12, Cs, whole genome shotgun sequence genome:
- the LOC104733948 gene encoding pentatricopeptide repeat-containing protein At5g40410, mitochondrial-like, translating to MPERDLVSWNSLISRYSVKGYLGKCFEVLSRMMMLPEVGFRPNEVTFLSMISACVHGGSKEEGRCIHGLVMKSGVLEEVKVVNALINWYGKTGDLSSSCRLFEDLSVKNLVSWNTMIVIHLQDGLALEGFVYFNMSRRVGHKPDQATFLTVLRVCEAIGVVRLAQGIHGMIMFCGFNANKCITTALLDLYAKLGRLEDSCTVFHEIISPDSMAWTAMLAAYATHGFGRDAIKHFELMVHYGISPDHVTFTHLLNACSHAGLVEEGKHYFETMSKRYRIEPRLDHYSCMVDLMGRSGILQDAYRLIKGMPMDASSGVWGALLGACRVYKDTQLGTKAAERLFELEPCDGRNYVMLSNIYSASGLWKDASRIRNLMKQKGLVRASGCSYIEHGCSYIEHGNKIHKFVVGDWSHPESEKIQKKLEKIRKKMTSELGFKSRTEFVLHDVDEDVKVEMINQHSEKIAMAFGLLVISPNESIVIRKNLRICGDCHETAKAISLIEKRRIIIRDSKRFHHFSEGSCSCKDYW from the exons atgcctgagagaGATTTAGTCTCTTGGAACTCGTTGATATCTAGGTATTCAGTGAAAGGATATTTAGGTAAATGTTTTGAGGTGTTGTCTAGGATGATGATGTTACCGGAGGTGGGTTTTAGACCCAATGAAGTTACGTTTTTGTCGATGATCTCGGCTTGTGTTCATGGGGgaagtaaagaagaaggacGTTGCATTCATGGGTTGGTGATGAAGTCTGGTGTACTTGAGGAAGTGAAAGTTGTGAATGCTCTTATCAATTGGTATGGAAAGACTGGAGATTTGAGTTCGTCCTGTAGATTGTTTGAGGATTTGAGTGTAAAGAATTTGGTTTCGTGGAATACTATGATTGTGATTCACTTGCAAGACGGTTTAGCCTTAGAAGGTTTTGTTTACTTCAACATGAGCAGAAGGGTTGGGCATAAGCCTGATCAAGCCACTTTTCTGACTGTTCTCCGTGTCTGTGAAGCCATCGGGGTAGTGAGACTGGCGCAAGGAATTCACGGGATGATCATGTTTTGTGGGTTCAATGCAAACAAGTGTATAACTACAGCGTTGTTAGATTTGTATGCAAAACTTGGGAGGCTGGAGGATTCGTGTACGGTTTTTCATGAGATTATTTCTCCAGATAGTATGGCGTGGACAGCAATGCTTGCTGCTTATGCCACTCATGGGTTTGGTAGAGACGCGATTAAGCATTTTGAGCTCATGGTTCACTATGGTATTAGTCCTGATCATGTAACCTTCACTCACTTGTTAAATGCTTGTAGTCACGCGGGTCTTGTAGAAGAAGGGAAGCATTATTTCGAAACAATGTCGAAAAGATACAGAATTGAGCCGAGGTTAGATCACTACTCATGTATGGTTGATCTCATGGGTCGATCGGGGATTCTTCAGGATGCTTATAGACTGATCAAAGGGATGCCAATGGATGCAAGTTCTGGTGTTTGGGGAGCTTTGCTTGGTGCCTGTAGGGTTTACAAAGATACCCAACTCGGAACAAAAGCTGCAGAGAGATTGTTTGAATTGGAACCTTGTGATGGTAGAAACTATGTAATGCTCTCAAACATCTATTCAGCTTCTGGTCTATGGAAAGATGCTTCAAGAATAAGGAATCTAATGAAACAGAAAGGTCTCGTAAGAGCTTCAGGGTGTAGCTACATTGAACATG GGTGTAGCTACATTGAACATGGTAATAAGATTCATAAGTTTGTTGTGGGAGATTGGTCTCATCCTGAATCAGAGAAGATACAGAAGAAGCTAGAGAAGAttaggaagaagatgacaagtGAATTGGGATTTAAATCAAGAACAGAGTTTGTATTACATgatgttgatgaagatgtgaAAGTGGAAATGATTAATCAACATAGTGAGAAGATTGCAATGGCGTTTGGGCTTTTGGTGATTAGTCCAAATGAGTCAATTGTCATAAGGAAGAATCTTAGAATTTGTGGGGATTGTCATGAAACAGCCAAAGCAATATCTTTGATTGAAAAAAGGAGAATCATTATAAGAGATTCTAAGAGGTTTCACCATTTCTCAGAAGGATCATGTTCTTGCAAAGATTATTGGTAG
- the LOC104732787 gene encoding putative pentatricopeptide repeat-containing protein At5g40405, protein MSRILKHPVIALLDSGTTFKEVRQIHAKLVVDGTLNDDHLVGHFVKAVALSDQKYLDYANQILDRSDNPTLFALNSMIRAHCKSPVPEKSFDYYRKILHSGNNSKPDNYTVNFLVQACTGLGMRETGLQVHGLTIRRGFDNDPHVQTGLISLYGELGCLDSCHKVFNSVSCPDFVCRTAMVTACARCGDVVFARKLFEGMPDRDPIAWNAMISGYAQIGESREALNLFHLMQMEGVKVNGVSMISVLSACTQLGALDQGRWAHAYIEKNKIKITVRLGTTLVDLYAKCGDMDKAMEVFWGLEEKNVFTWSSALNGLAMNGHAEKCLELFSLMKEDGVTPNAVTFVSVLRGCSVVGFVDEGQRHFDSMRNEFGIEPQLDHYGCLVDLYARAGRLEDAVGIIEQMPMKPHAAVWSSVLHASRMYKNLELGVLASKKMLELETSNHGAYVLLSNIYADSDDWDNVSHVRQSMKSKGVRKQPGCSVMEVNGEVHEFFVGDKSHPRYSEIEAVWKEISRRLRLAGYKADTTPVMFDIDEEEKEDALCLHSEKAAIAFGMMSLKEDAPIRIVKNLRVCGDCHQVSMMISKIFDREIIVRDRNRFHHFKDGHCSCNGFW, encoded by the coding sequence ATGAGTAGAATTCTGAAACATCCGGTTATTGCTCTTTTGGATTCCGGCACTACGTTTAAGGAAGTCCGGCAAATCCATGCCAAGCTCGTGGTTGATGGGACACTCAACGATGACCATCTCGTGGGTCATTTTGTAAAGGCAGTGGCTTTGAGTGACCAAAAATACTTAGATTATGCGAATCAGATTCTTGACAGGTCTGATAACCCTACATTGTTTGCTCTCAATTCTATGATTAGAGCACATTGCAAAAGCCCTGTTCCAGAGAAAAGCTTTGATTACTATAGGAAGATACTTCATTCGGGTAACAATAGTAAACCGGATAATTACACTGTCAACTTCTTGGTTCAGGCGTGCACGGGGTTAGGTATGCGTGAGACAGGGCTTCAAGTTCATGGTTTGACTATCAGACGTGGTTTTGACAATGACCCGCATGTCCAGACCGGGTTGATTTCTTTGTATGGTGAGCTTGGCTGTCTGGATTCTTGTCATAAGGTTTTTAATTCGGTTTCTTGCCCGGATTTTGTGTGTCGGACAGCTATGGTCACAGCCTGTGCGAGATGTGGGGATGTCGTTTTTGCGCGGAAGTTGTTTGAGGGGATGCCAGATAGAGACCCTATTGCCTGGAATGCGATGATCTCTGGCTATGCTCAGATTGGAGAATCAAGGGAAGCTCTTAACCTGTTCCATTTGATGCAGATGGAAGGTGTGAAAGTCAATGGAGTTTCTATGATTTCGGTTTTATCGGCTTGCACTCAATTGGGAGCTTTAGACCAAGGGAGATGGGCTCATGCTTAcatagagaaaaacaaaatcaaaatcactgTGAGGCTTGGTACTACGTTGGTCGACTTGTATGCAAAATGCGGTGATATGGACAAGGCTATGGAAGTTTTCTGGGGTCTGGAAGAGAAGAATGTGTTTACATGGAGTAGCGCCTTGAATGGGTTAGCCATGAATGGGCACGCGGAGAAATGTCTCGAGCTTTTCTCTCTTATGAAAGAAGATGGTGTTACTCCAAACGCCGTGACATTCGTCTCTGTTCTTAGAGGTTGCAGTGTGGTTGGTTTTGTAGATGAAGGGCAAAGACATTTTGATTCGATGAGGAATGAGTTCGGGATAGAGCCTCAGCTTGATCACTATGGTTGCTTAGTTGATTTGTACGCTCGTGCAGGACGCCTAGAAGATGCAGTGGGTATCATCGAGCAAATGCCCATGAAGCCTCATGCTGCTGTTTGGAGTTCTGTGCTCCACGCGTCTAGAATGTACAAGAACCTTGAACTTGGCGTTCTTGCATCTAAAAAAATGCTTGAGCTAGAGACTTCAAATCACGGGGCTTATGTCCTCTTATCAAACATATATGCAGATTCAGACGACTGGGACAATGTTAGTCACGTTAGACAGTCGATGAAATCTAAGGGAGTCAGAAAGCAACCAGGGTGCAGTGTAATGGAGGTCAATGGAGAGGTCCATGAATTCTTTGTCGGAGACAAATCTCACCCGAGATATTCCGAGATTGAGGCGGTTTGGAAAGAAATCTCAAGGAGACTGAGACTTGCTGGGTATAAGGCGGACACGACCCCAGTCATGTTCGAcatagatgaagaagagaaagaggatgCCTTGTGTTTGCATAGCGAAAAGGCTGCCATTGCGTTTGGGATGATGAGTTTGAAAGAAGATGCTCCGATTAGGATAGTGAAGAACCTTCGGGTTTGTGGAGATTGTCATCAGGTTTCTATGATGATCTCCAAGATTTTTGACAGAGAGATCATTGTGAGAGACAGAAACAGGTTCCACCATTTCAAAGATGGTCACTGTTCTTGTAATGGCTTTTGGTGA